One genomic region from Natrinema caseinilyticum encodes:
- a CDS encoding fumarylacetoacetate hydrolase family protein, with product MKYVRFRDPAGAIRRGEYEDGTVRFANESYAFDSDEIDILPPSDPSKIVCIGRNYAEHIDEMGSDFPDRPLLFLKGPNTLAAHGDTVTLPAGKERIDHEAEIGLVIGEQCRHVPEESAMDVVEGFTCVDDLSNRDDQQLEQNWIRGKAFDGAAPIGPVLATPDEVPADAAVRTRVNGDLRQDGNREQLIFTIPELIAEITTYMTLEPGDVIATGTPDGVGPLEDGDQIEIEVEGVGTLEHSVRIP from the coding sequence GTGAAATACGTTCGTTTCCGCGACCCGGCCGGAGCGATCCGGCGCGGAGAGTACGAGGACGGGACCGTTCGCTTCGCCAACGAGAGCTACGCGTTCGACAGCGACGAGATCGACATCCTGCCGCCGTCGGATCCATCGAAAATCGTCTGTATCGGTCGAAACTACGCCGAACACATCGACGAAATGGGGTCCGATTTTCCCGACCGACCGCTGCTCTTTCTGAAGGGACCGAACACGCTTGCGGCCCACGGCGATACTGTGACGCTTCCGGCGGGCAAGGAGCGGATCGACCACGAGGCCGAAATCGGCCTCGTCATCGGCGAGCAGTGTCGCCACGTGCCCGAGGAATCGGCCATGGACGTCGTCGAGGGCTTTACCTGCGTCGACGACCTCTCGAACCGGGACGACCAGCAACTCGAGCAGAACTGGATCCGCGGAAAGGCGTTCGACGGCGCTGCCCCGATCGGCCCCGTGCTCGCGACTCCCGACGAGGTCCCCGCTGACGCGGCCGTTCGGACCCGCGTCAACGGAGACCTGCGCCAGGACGGTAATCGCGAGCAGCTCATCTTTACGATCCCCGAACTGATCGCCGAGATAACGACCTACATGACCCTGGAACCGGGCGACGTGATCGCGACCGGCACCCCGGACGGCGTCGGCCCACTCGAGGACGGCGACCAGATAGAGATCGAAGTCGAGGGGGTCGGGACGCTCGAACACTCCGTCCGGATTCCCTGA
- a CDS encoding sugar phosphate isomerase/epimerase family protein, whose protein sequence is MVELAFSTNAYTRYDLPEAVRRIADHGYAGVELLGDDPHAYFPDFGDGDRDALLDALADTGLAVSNINANTAMGYYDDAPPSAFFEPSVIRADDAARQWRIDYTKRAIDLAETVGSPAVCLATGRPLPGTPPEKASDYLREALADILEYAEARDVEVGIEFEPELLVENTDEVLALIDDVGRDSLGVNVDVGHAAVYGEDVAESIRRSSGSITGIHVEDIVGGRRGKHYHRIPGEGDLDFRAIFDALDDVGYDGFATLELYTYPGEPDRAAREAYAELERYC, encoded by the coding sequence ATGGTCGAACTCGCTTTCTCGACGAACGCGTACACCCGCTACGACCTCCCCGAGGCGGTTCGCCGGATCGCGGATCACGGCTACGCCGGCGTCGAACTACTCGGCGACGACCCCCACGCGTACTTCCCGGACTTCGGCGACGGAGACCGCGACGCGCTCCTCGATGCCCTCGCAGACACCGGGCTCGCAGTCTCGAATATCAACGCGAACACGGCGATGGGCTACTACGACGATGCGCCGCCGTCGGCGTTCTTCGAACCGAGCGTGATCCGTGCGGACGACGCCGCCCGTCAGTGGCGAATCGACTACACGAAGCGGGCGATCGACCTCGCCGAAACCGTCGGTTCGCCGGCGGTCTGTCTGGCCACCGGCCGACCGTTGCCCGGCACGCCGCCGGAAAAAGCGTCCGACTACCTCCGCGAGGCGCTCGCGGACATCCTCGAGTACGCCGAGGCGAGGGACGTAGAAGTCGGGATAGAGTTCGAACCCGAACTGCTGGTCGAGAACACCGACGAGGTTCTCGCGCTCATCGATGACGTCGGCCGTGATTCCCTCGGCGTCAACGTAGACGTCGGCCACGCCGCCGTCTACGGTGAAGACGTCGCGGAGAGCATCCGCCGCTCGAGCGGTTCGATCACGGGAATCCACGTAGAGGACATCGTCGGGGGCCGCCGGGGAAAGCACTACCATCGGATACCTGGAGAGGGTGATCTCGACTTTCGGGCGATATTCGACGCCCTCGATGACGTCGGGTACGACGGCTTCGCGACGCTGGAGCTCTATACGTACCCCGGTGAACCGGACCGGGCAGCACGGGAGGCCTACGCGGAACTCGAGCGATACTGTTAG
- a CDS encoding UbiA family prenyltransferase, translated as MRDSETGDSRPALGAYAELVRVPNLFTAPPDVILGAAVVSVAGATPSPSAVALLSLGSVFLYAGGTTLNDAFDAPLDARERPNRPIPSGRIDRRTAFELGFALLFVAVGIAFVAAGGPAAVVAGSVAIAILAYDGLLKGSAPGFIAMGATRGLNVVLGATAAGSAALEIPARLVVVPAVVTGYISAVTFMAARESEGDNRRAVAVASGGAVLAVVALCVYLVGVESSGLEILVALAFATAFCWWVGRPLRAAYADPVPSTVGPAVGGCVLGLVLLDAGFAAAAGIRWGVAAGVFLVPAVGLGRMFDVT; from the coding sequence GTGCGTGACTCGGAGACCGGTGATTCGCGTCCAGCGCTCGGTGCGTACGCCGAACTGGTCCGCGTGCCGAACCTCTTTACCGCACCGCCGGACGTGATCCTCGGTGCGGCGGTAGTGTCGGTCGCCGGCGCTACCCCGTCTCCGTCGGCGGTCGCGTTACTGTCGCTCGGGTCCGTCTTCCTGTACGCGGGCGGGACGACCCTCAACGACGCGTTCGACGCGCCTCTCGACGCTCGAGAGCGGCCGAATCGGCCGATTCCGTCGGGACGGATCGACCGGCGCACCGCGTTCGAACTCGGATTCGCGCTCCTTTTCGTCGCCGTCGGCATCGCCTTCGTCGCCGCGGGCGGCCCCGCAGCCGTCGTCGCCGGATCGGTGGCCATCGCGATCCTCGCCTACGACGGCCTCCTGAAGGGATCGGCCCCCGGATTCATCGCGATGGGTGCGACTCGAGGACTGAACGTCGTCCTCGGAGCGACCGCTGCCGGAAGCGCTGCGCTCGAGATTCCCGCCCGACTGGTCGTGGTTCCGGCGGTCGTCACCGGCTACATCAGCGCCGTCACGTTCATGGCGGCACGAGAATCCGAGGGGGACAATCGACGTGCTGTCGCGGTCGCCTCCGGGGGTGCGGTCCTGGCGGTCGTCGCGCTCTGCGTGTACCTCGTCGGCGTCGAGTCGTCGGGGCTCGAGATTCTCGTCGCGCTCGCGTTCGCGACGGCGTTTTGCTGGTGGGTCGGACGTCCCCTGCGCGCGGCGTACGCCGATCCGGTTCCGAGTACCGTCGGTCCGGCGGTCGGCGGGTGCGTCCTCGGACTCGTGTTGCTCGACGCCGGCTTCGCCGCGGCAGCCGGAATCCGCTGGGGGGTTGCTGCCGGTGTCTTTCTCGTTCCGGCGGTGGGTCTCGGCCGGATGTTCGACGTGACCTGA
- a CDS encoding sugar phosphate isomerase/epimerase family protein gives MRFGFSTNAFREYPLADAIEAIADAGYDGVELLFDEPHLYPPAATDAERAGVEDALERNEIGVSNGNAFMLTAIEDFHHPSYIEPDESYRRERIDYTLAALETAAALDLPYISIEPGGPIPERKSREWAIETFVDALETVLAKAEQVDVDLLVEPEPDLLIETADEFLELVERVDSERVRCNFDAGHFYCVGENPAELVEPLWEYTSHYHLEDIPADRTHEHTQLGDGAMDVDAFLGELETRGYDGFVTVELYPYEETPIETAREAMAFLEERGWA, from the coding sequence ATGCGGTTCGGGTTCTCCACCAACGCCTTTCGCGAGTATCCCCTCGCGGACGCCATCGAAGCCATCGCCGATGCGGGATACGACGGCGTCGAACTGCTGTTCGACGAGCCACACCTCTACCCGCCGGCCGCGACGGACGCGGAACGCGCAGGCGTCGAAGACGCCCTCGAGCGGAACGAAATCGGCGTTAGCAACGGTAATGCGTTCATGCTTACCGCGATCGAGGACTTCCATCACCCCTCCTACATCGAGCCGGACGAGTCGTATCGACGGGAGCGAATCGACTACACCCTCGCCGCGCTCGAGACCGCGGCGGCGCTCGACCTGCCCTACATCTCGATCGAGCCCGGCGGACCGATACCCGAGCGAAAATCGCGCGAATGGGCGATAGAGACCTTCGTCGACGCCCTCGAGACCGTCCTGGCGAAAGCCGAACAGGTGGACGTCGACCTGCTCGTCGAGCCCGAGCCCGATCTGTTGATCGAGACCGCGGACGAGTTTCTGGAACTGGTCGAGCGCGTCGACTCCGAGCGCGTCCGCTGCAACTTCGACGCCGGCCACTTCTACTGCGTCGGCGAGAACCCGGCCGAACTGGTCGAGCCGCTCTGGGAATACACGAGTCACTACCACCTAGAGGACATCCCGGCCGATCGGACCCACGAGCACACCCAGCTCGGCGACGGCGCGATGGACGTCGACGCGTTCCTCGGCGAACTCGAGACCCGAGGCTACGACGGCTTCGTCACGGTCGAACTCTATCCCTACGAGGAAACGCCGATCGAGACCGCGCGGGAGGCGATGGCCTTCCTCGAGGAACGCGGGTGGGCGTAG
- a CDS encoding TatD family hydrolase yields the protein MRIIDPHMHMVSRSAEDYRRARHAGIECCIEPAFWSGQDKHHAGAFFDYFEQIIDHETDRAERAANMDHYVTIGLEPKEANYREMAEEVVDRIPEYLDRDPVVGVGEIGFDQVTDDEEWAFRRQLELAEDRELPVIVHTPHTDKPSGTERIVEIIEEMGVTEERIVIDHNTENTIDISTRTDCWIGFTLYPGKIEAASAIDLLEEYGTDNMIFNSAADWDPSDPLAVPKARDRMIDRGWDREEVRKVVFDNPYEFFDQSPNFDYEA from the coding sequence ATGCGGATTATCGATCCTCATATGCATATGGTATCGCGTTCAGCCGAGGACTATCGGCGAGCGCGACACGCGGGCATCGAGTGCTGTATCGAACCTGCGTTCTGGAGCGGTCAAGACAAACACCATGCCGGTGCGTTCTTCGATTACTTCGAACAGATCATCGACCACGAAACCGATCGAGCAGAGCGGGCCGCCAACATGGACCACTACGTCACGATCGGTCTCGAGCCGAAAGAGGCGAACTATCGAGAGATGGCCGAGGAGGTCGTAGACCGCATTCCGGAGTACCTCGATCGCGACCCCGTCGTCGGCGTCGGCGAAATCGGTTTCGACCAGGTCACGGACGACGAGGAGTGGGCGTTCCGCCGACAGCTCGAACTCGCGGAGGACAGGGAGCTTCCCGTCATCGTCCACACGCCCCACACCGACAAGCCGTCCGGCACCGAGCGCATCGTCGAGATCATCGAGGAGATGGGAGTGACCGAGGAGCGGATCGTCATCGATCACAACACCGAGAACACGATCGACATTTCGACCCGAACGGACTGCTGGATCGGCTTCACGCTCTACCCGGGCAAGATCGAGGCGGCGTCGGCGATCGACCTTCTCGAGGAGTACGGGACCGACAACATGATCTTCAACAGCGCCGCCGACTGGGATCCCTCGGACCCGCTCGCCGTCCCGAAGGCCCGCGACCGGATGATCGACCGGGGCTGGGACCGCGAGGAGGTCCGTAAAGTCGTCTTCGACAACCCCTACGAGTTCTTCGACCAGTCCCCGAACTTCGACTACGAGGCCTGA
- a CDS encoding inositol-3-phosphate synthase, with product MNGGRESAAEDRTGVWLVGARGNVATTAIVGARAIAEGVTDGTGMVTEREPVSSLDLPPVEGFVFGGHDIEPESLLAQAERQRDRNGVPDQETLAAVRDDLTAIDERIQVGTAVNCGAAVSEESERIDESLGIRTVVEQIRDDYETFRKYHDLERLVVVNVASTEPELAEPERYASRDALERAIDEDDRELPASVLYAYAAIDASHPFVNFTPSAANSLGGIRELAAAKSVPHMGRDAKTGETLVKSALAPMFAGRNLQVLSWEGHNILGNRDGLVLEDDANAAGKLSSKGDVLDSILPEIGHNRVRIDYTPSLADWKTAWDYIHFQGFLETEMTMQFTWEGSDSALAAPLVLDLVRLVAHADERGEGGLQPQLASFFKAPIGVDEHDLSRQMERLSDYADRNH from the coding sequence ATGAACGGAGGGCGTGAGTCCGCCGCCGAGGACCGAACCGGCGTGTGGCTCGTCGGCGCGCGCGGCAACGTCGCGACGACGGCCATCGTCGGTGCCCGCGCGATCGCCGAGGGGGTGACCGACGGCACCGGCATGGTAACCGAACGCGAGCCGGTCTCGAGTCTCGACCTGCCGCCGGTCGAGGGGTTCGTCTTCGGGGGCCACGACATCGAACCGGAGTCGCTCCTCGCTCAGGCGGAGCGCCAACGCGATCGAAACGGTGTTCCTGACCAGGAGACACTCGCGGCGGTCAGAGACGACCTGACGGCGATCGACGAACGGATCCAGGTCGGAACGGCCGTCAACTGCGGCGCGGCGGTCTCCGAAGAGAGCGAACGGATCGACGAATCGCTCGGAATCCGGACCGTCGTCGAGCAGATCCGCGACGACTACGAAACGTTCCGAAAGTATCACGATCTCGAACGGCTCGTGGTCGTCAACGTGGCGTCGACCGAACCCGAACTGGCGGAGCCGGAGCGATACGCCAGTCGCGACGCGCTCGAACGGGCGATCGACGAGGACGACCGCGAGTTGCCCGCGAGCGTTCTCTACGCCTACGCTGCGATCGACGCCAGTCATCCCTTCGTCAACTTCACGCCGAGTGCCGCCAACTCGCTCGGCGGAATCCGCGAACTCGCGGCCGCGAAATCCGTCCCGCACATGGGACGCGACGCGAAGACCGGCGAAACGCTCGTCAAGTCCGCGCTCGCGCCGATGTTCGCCGGCCGAAACCTGCAGGTGCTGAGCTGGGAGGGACACAACATTCTGGGAAACAGAGACGGCCTCGTTCTGGAAGACGACGCGAACGCAGCGGGCAAGCTCTCGAGCAAGGGCGACGTCCTCGATTCGATACTGCCGGAAATCGGTCACAACCGTGTCCGAATCGACTACACCCCGTCGCTCGCGGACTGGAAAACGGCGTGGGACTACATCCATTTCCAGGGCTTCCTCGAGACGGAAATGACGATGCAGTTCACCTGGGAGGGATCGGACTCGGCGCTGGCCGCCCCGCTCGTCCTCGATCTCGTGCGCCTCGTCGCTCACGCCGACGAACGGGGTGAGGGAGGACTCCAGCCCCAGCTCGCGTCGTTTTTCAAGGCGCCGATCGGGGTCGACGAGCACGACCTCTCCCGACAGATGGAGCGACTGTCCGACTACGCGGACCGAAATCACTGA
- a CDS encoding alkaline phosphatase family protein: MTDSSISETSEPAGRTIVLDVVGLQPQHIDADRTPTLESFFASESVRPLRPTFPAVTVPAQTTLATGQRPDTHGDVSSGEFDRERQTAEFWERDRDGRDRIWETASDEAGLITGVLNFQHLIGTSADVAVTPSPIEDENNDILEMNCWTNPDGFYDDLREELNHFPLHNYWGPGANEDGSRWILAAAREAIERFDPDLLWVYVPHLDYVGQSSGPGSDAFRAELSVVDDLLEEFLTHLTETDRWDETALVLVNEYGFHDVDRPVFPNRALREAGLLEVAGDGEAAIGDSAAFAMVDHQIAHVYADEGSVEAARDVFESLEGVDDVLGRRGKADRGIDHPNAGEIVLVANRDAWFQYYWWDDPENAPPYATEMDIHAKPGFDPCELFFGEEGLVSLDASKVGGSHGRVDESAYGSFGLGGPAAPALEGDEPVDATDVTPTILDLLGLEGTLSMELEGTSLRNSEGERRST, from the coding sequence ATGACCGACTCATCGATTTCCGAGACCAGCGAACCGGCCGGCCGAACCATCGTCCTCGACGTCGTCGGCCTGCAACCTCAGCACATCGACGCCGATCGAACGCCGACGCTCGAGTCGTTCTTCGCGAGCGAGAGCGTCCGACCACTTCGGCCGACGTTCCCGGCGGTGACCGTTCCCGCACAGACGACGCTTGCGACGGGGCAACGGCCGGACACGCACGGCGACGTCTCCAGCGGGGAGTTCGATCGCGAGCGTCAGACCGCCGAGTTCTGGGAACGCGACCGCGACGGTCGCGATCGGATCTGGGAAACCGCAAGTGACGAAGCGGGACTGATAACCGGCGTCCTGAACTTCCAGCACCTGATCGGAACCAGCGCCGACGTGGCCGTGACCCCGTCTCCGATCGAAGACGAAAACAACGACATTCTCGAGATGAACTGCTGGACGAACCCGGACGGCTTCTACGACGACCTGCGCGAGGAGTTGAATCACTTCCCGCTGCACAACTACTGGGGTCCCGGCGCGAACGAGGACGGAAGTCGATGGATTCTCGCGGCCGCTCGCGAGGCGATCGAGCGGTTCGACCCCGACCTGCTCTGGGTCTACGTCCCGCATCTGGACTACGTCGGACAGAGCAGCGGGCCGGGAAGCGATGCCTTCCGCGCGGAACTGTCGGTCGTCGACGACCTGCTCGAGGAGTTTCTCACCCACCTCACGGAGACCGATCGGTGGGACGAAACGGCCCTCGTCCTCGTCAACGAATACGGATTCCACGACGTCGACCGACCGGTGTTCCCGAACCGGGCGCTCCGCGAAGCCGGGCTCCTCGAGGTAGCTGGAGACGGTGAGGCCGCGATCGGCGATTCGGCCGCGTTTGCGATGGTCGATCACCAGATCGCACACGTCTACGCCGACGAGGGGTCGGTCGAGGCGGCTCGCGACGTGTTCGAGTCCCTGGAGGGGGTCGACGACGTTCTCGGACGACGCGGCAAGGCAGATCGGGGAATCGACCACCCCAATGCGGGCGAGATCGTGCTCGTCGCGAATCGGGACGCCTGGTTCCAGTACTACTGGTGGGACGACCCCGAGAACGCGCCGCCGTACGCGACGGAGATGGACATCCACGCGAAACCGGGCTTCGACCCGTGCGAGCTGTTCTTCGGTGAGGAGGGACTCGTCTCGCTCGACGCGTCGAAGGTCGGCGGTTCACACGGGCGCGTCGACGAATCGGCGTACGGCAGCTTCGGCCTCGGCGGTCCGGCGGCTCCCGCCCTCGAAGGTGACGAACCGGTCGACGCGACCGACGTCACCCCGACGATACTCGATCTGCTCGGACTCGAGGGAACCCTCTCGATGGAACTCGAGGGGACGTCACTCCGCAATTCCGAGGGGGAGCGAAGAAGTACGTGA
- a CDS encoding twin-arginine translocation signal domain-containing protein — MAYGTNPAERYSYGEVSDEDRRDFLKALGVVAGGAVAGATLQDLRTEVSSGAAEGLAEMGEAVQNGLTGTLDATLLSEQLAALEGSFEMLSQLETMGVPEQDASAYQELTTAAWAINDHLSEAGFFASAEENLPAFAPAHIEETTRQLLHMDALPATLSEVGFSDEEQTALVMNIVNTREQLSWWMKTGDYPPADAVEDGVVREYVAPLHQRAAEGSLLWIDGLDHFLWQREPLVTSEMIDRGLWDVKSMLGGYYLMGSAARDLAKGDIADDQLTTLTTASTALMIIGQEFLISDVVRITDDKRAPRNSATN; from the coding sequence ATGGCATACGGTACTAATCCAGCGGAACGATACAGTTACGGGGAAGTGAGCGACGAGGATCGTCGCGACTTCCTGAAGGCGCTCGGCGTCGTCGCCGGCGGTGCCGTCGCCGGTGCGACGCTTCAAGATCTCCGAACCGAAGTCTCGAGCGGGGCTGCAGAAGGACTCGCAGAGATGGGTGAGGCCGTTCAGAACGGCCTCACCGGAACGCTCGACGCGACGCTGCTGAGCGAACAATTGGCCGCGCTCGAAGGGAGTTTCGAGATGCTGTCTCAACTCGAGACCATGGGCGTCCCAGAACAGGACGCGTCGGCCTATCAGGAGCTGACGACGGCGGCGTGGGCGATCAACGATCACCTCTCCGAGGCGGGGTTCTTCGCGAGCGCGGAAGAGAACCTCCCGGCGTTCGCCCCGGCGCACATCGAGGAGACGACGCGTCAACTGCTGCACATGGATGCCCTCCCGGCGACCCTGTCCGAGGTCGGGTTCTCCGACGAGGAGCAGACGGCGTTGGTGATGAACATCGTGAACACCCGCGAGCAGCTTTCGTGGTGGATGAAGACGGGGGACTACCCGCCGGCGGACGCCGTCGAGGACGGCGTCGTCCGCGAGTACGTCGCGCCGCTCCACCAGCGGGCCGCCGAAGGGTCGCTGCTGTGGATCGACGGGCTCGATCACTTCCTGTGGCAACGCGAACCGCTCGTCACCAGCGAGATGATCGACCGGGGCCTCTGGGACGTCAAGTCGATGCTCGGCGGCTACTACCTCATGGGGTCGGCCGCCCGCGACCTCGCGAAAGGCGATATCGCGGACGACCAACTCACGACGCTGACGACTGCCAGTACCGCACTCATGATCATCGGTCAGGAGTTCCTGATCAGCGACGTCGTCCGGATCACGGACGATAAGCGCGCACCGAGGAACTCGGCGACCAACTAA
- a CDS encoding pyrroloquinoline quinone-dependent dehydrogenase, which translates to MTYESHLVELPEDAPWSEKPGESVVDQGDTDQIPEVDVTEQDLAETGEDPTNWLIMGGSYQSQRHTTADVITPENAGDLEVEYRLEVADHPNDFQGSPIIVDGDPPIMYATVGPDLLYAINARTGDILWRHFYRPLVGASDATPPAERGAAVLGDTVYKSTLDLGVIAIDRYTGEERWYYNGAAAYRGEVADDLMHEELKWERSRGTTSSFPPLIYDGMIMKGSFGGEFGVSGFFDGISLEDGSPQWRVNMTPEHEWVGDSWEHGGATAWASGALDPDEGTVVIPSANPGPWYGTVRPGWNPYSCGKVAVNTSDGEYQWHHQDSPHDWWDYDSPSPPVVFEAEVDGETRKFTTWPGKTGWVYTVDMETGQLHQRSDEYVQHLNTFNLPPYDDLDSAPWIMPDLIGGTNPQPSAYDPETRTLVVKGTNYPIKFSWFETEYQPGEIYIGMDTVRKTEPVQTEPGEQREGDEVHGDDEEEEDQENQQYLSEEVEEWNENAGVIAGIDPISGEVKWQNWFSWQVGPPWGGSLTTATGVTFAGGPGGYLHAFDTETGERLAQHVVGNHGVDGAPASWYDPNEGKQYVAITGGGGNQVEEEGNTIAVFSLQE; encoded by the coding sequence ATGACGTACGAATCCCATCTCGTCGAACTTCCGGAGGACGCACCGTGGAGCGAAAAGCCGGGCGAATCAGTCGTCGACCAGGGTGATACCGATCAGATACCCGAGGTAGACGTCACCGAACAGGATCTCGCTGAGACTGGCGAGGACCCCACCAACTGGCTCATCATGGGCGGTTCGTACCAGTCTCAGCGTCACACGACCGCCGACGTCATCACGCCGGAGAACGCCGGTGACCTCGAGGTCGAGTATCGACTCGAGGTCGCGGACCATCCGAACGACTTCCAGGGCTCGCCGATCATCGTCGACGGAGATCCGCCGATCATGTACGCGACGGTCGGGCCCGACCTGCTCTACGCGATCAATGCGCGTACCGGGGACATTCTGTGGCGACACTTCTACCGACCGCTCGTGGGGGCGTCCGACGCGACGCCGCCCGCCGAGCGCGGCGCGGCCGTCCTCGGCGACACCGTGTACAAGAGCACGCTGGATCTGGGTGTGATCGCGATCGACCGCTACACCGGCGAAGAGCGGTGGTATTACAACGGCGCGGCCGCGTACCGCGGCGAGGTCGCGGACGACCTCATGCACGAGGAACTCAAGTGGGAGCGATCGCGCGGGACCACGTCGTCGTTCCCGCCGCTCATCTACGACGGGATGATCATGAAGGGGAGCTTCGGCGGCGAGTTCGGCGTCAGCGGCTTCTTCGACGGGATCAGCCTCGAGGACGGCAGCCCGCAGTGGCGAGTCAATATGACGCCCGAACACGAGTGGGTCGGCGATTCCTGGGAGCACGGCGGCGCCACCGCCTGGGCATCCGGTGCGCTCGACCCCGACGAGGGCACGGTCGTCATTCCGTCTGCTAATCCCGGCCCGTGGTACGGGACGGTTCGGCCGGGGTGGAACCCCTACTCGTGCGGGAAGGTCGCGGTCAATACGTCCGACGGCGAGTACCAGTGGCACCACCAGGACTCTCCCCACGACTGGTGGGACTACGACTCGCCGAGTCCGCCGGTCGTCTTCGAGGCGGAGGTCGACGGCGAAACCCGGAAATTCACGACGTGGCCGGGGAAGACAGGCTGGGTGTACACGGTCGATATGGAGACCGGACAGCTCCACCAGCGCAGCGACGAGTACGTCCAGCACCTCAACACGTTCAACCTGCCACCGTACGACGACCTCGACAGCGCGCCCTGGATCATGCCGGATCTCATCGGCGGGACGAATCCGCAGCCGTCCGCCTACGACCCCGAGACGCGGACGCTGGTCGTCAAGGGGACCAACTACCCGATCAAGTTCTCCTGGTTCGAGACGGAGTATCAGCCCGGAGAAATTTACATCGGGATGGACACCGTGCGAAAGACGGAACCGGTCCAGACGGAACCGGGCGAGCAGCGTGAGGGTGACGAGGTACACGGCGACGACGAGGAAGAAGAAGATCAGGAGAACCAGCAGTACCTGAGCGAGGAAGTGGAGGAGTGGAACGAAAACGCCGGCGTCATCGCCGGCATCGATCCGATCAGCGGCGAAGTGAAGTGGCAGAACTGGTTCAGCTGGCAAGTCGGTCCGCCGTGGGGTGGCTCGCTGACGACCGCGACGGGCGTCACCTTCGCCGGCGGTCCCGGGGGGTACCTCCACGCGTTCGACACCGAAACGGGCGAACGGCTGGCACAGCACGTCGTCGGCAACCACGGCGTCGACGGCGCACCGGCCAGCTGGTACGATCCGAACGAAGGAAAACAGTACGTCGCGATCACCGGCGGCGGAGGCAACCAGGTCGAAGAGGAAGGGAACACGATCGCCGTCTTCTCGCTCCAGGAATAA